Sequence from the Armatimonadota bacterium genome:
ATCGATGCCCAATTGGCGCAGGAGGCGCTCTTCGTCTCGGTGCCCCAGGTGGGCGAACAGCCGGTTCATCGTGGGAGGCTCAGCCCAGAAGTCCCGGGGCGTCCGGTCCGGCTCTGCGTGCGCGATTGCTGCGAGAACGCGCTCGCGGTGGGTCATGGTCACCCGTCTCCCAGCGGGATGTGGACGTTGAAGGACGTCAACGCTTTGCCGGACAGATCGGCGTCGCAGGCGCAGAAGAGCACCCGCGGGCGCCCGCCCTCGAGATGCAGTTGCGGCCGCTCCAGCCTGTGCACGCGCTGCACTTCCCCGTCCTCCCACTCCAGTTCCAGGCGCATGGCAATGGGCTGGCGCGCAGGCCCCCAGTGGATACCATCTTCCGATTCAAACAGGGCCAGCGCATTCTTGTAGCCCCCTGTGAAGTACCCCTGAAAGTCCTTGATCAGGCAGCGGTATAGGCCATCCTGCCACCAGACGCAGGGATCTTCCACTGCCCAGTCATTCTCCGGGTTGCTGATGACCGGTTCCGGGTGCTTAGCGAAGGGTCCCAGCGGATGATCGGCGAAGGCAGCGCCGCACAGCACAGCACCGCCTTTGGGGGGAGGCCCGGCGCCCACGCCCTTGTGGAGCATGAGGAACTGACCATCCGGCCCGCGACAGACCGATGGATTGCTGGTCATCAGGCAGTCCCACGAGCCCGGGGTAACATCGAGTACCGGCTTTGAGAAGCGCTCCCACGGACCGGCAGGATGATCGGCGACCGCAACGCCGATGCGCTGGTTGTTGCGGTGGTCCCAATACTCCCCGTTGCCGCGATTGCCCATGTAGTAAAGATAATACCGGCCGTCCGCCTCGAGCACCGCGGGGTTGTGAGTGACATCGCGGTCCCACGCCTCTCCTCCCGCTCCCGGGAGGACGACACTCTGGAACGTGTACGGTCCCAGTGGGTCATTTGATGTCGCATGGGCGATCTCGGAGTGAGTCACCCAGGCGAAGTGACCAAGTTCCCGCGGCCAGCGGGCGAAAAGCAGGTGGCAGATGCCGTCTGGCGTTCGCACCATCGTTCCGCACCAGACAAACCAGCCGTCCATCTCGAAGACGCTTCGGCGCGGCACGGGGCGAACAAGCTTCGCGAAGTCCATGGGTTGCTCCCTGAGTACTGGCAATGCAAGAAAGCCCCTCGGCCACCGGGCAGGGCGGCCCAGGGTTCCGTGCGCCTAGCGCGCCTCGGCGGTTACGCTACTTCCCGCAGCAGCAGCAACCGGACTTCAGATCGCTGCCTTCGATCTCCATGAACTCGAACACCGCGCCGTCCTTGAGGATAAAGGCGACGGTCATGCCGGGCATGGGCGTGAAGGGCTCCAGCAAGACATCCTGGCCCTCAAGCTCGCGAGCGATGGAATCCGTCTCGAAGGCGATATGTGGCAGTTCCCGCAGTGGGCCTGTCACCGGCGAGTCGTCCTCGTAGCGCAGGAACTCCACCTTGAATGGGTGGGCGTCCACGTCGGTCACGTAGACCTTTGTGTCGGGGACGTAAGTCTCGTCAGGCTGGACCTCGGTGGTGGGCAGGCCGATGTGGTGGAAACGGCGCATGGTTGACCTCCTGGTCAGGTGTTATCGGGATCGATTGCGGTCAGTTGGGTTCAGGCGTCTCCGCGGGCGTGATCAATGGCGCTGTCGGCCATGGCGAAGAAATCAAAGCGCGGCTGGTAGCCGAGAATGGACCGGGCGCGACTGATGTTGATCTCAAAGGAGTGGTAGCCACTGCATGTGAGCTCGATGGTGGGTAGTCCAAGGCGCGAAGCCAGGTAGTCCGCGGCCACGCGATAGTCGAAAGCGGCCGGCGCGGCGATGTTGAAAGACTGGCCCAGAGCTGACGGGTTGCCGAGGGCGCGGTCGAAGGCTTGCGCCAGGTCCTCAATATGCACGATATGGCGACGATAGGGCACGCCGTCCTTGTTCACGAGCACCGGGATGTGCTCTTTCCCGGCGCGCACGAGGTCCATCACAGCCTCCGGTTGCTGGCCGAAACCATGGCCGGGTTCGGCCGGGTCCACGTTCTTCAGGAGCGAGAAGTGGTTGAGCAGGTCGGCCTTCTCGAAGACCCAAGAACTGCGCAGGATGGTGAAAGGCACCGAGTACTGGTAGGCGTACTGGGTGGTCATCACCTCCTCCATGACTTTCGTGAAGGCGTAATAGCCGGGGTAGGCCATGAGCGGGTGGCTTTCGTCAATAGGGATCGGCTGCGGGTAGAACCAGATGCCGAAAGCCGCGTCGCCGCCCAGAAGAACGAATTGCTGGGTGCCCTCGAAGCGGCAGGCTTCCAGGATATTCAACGTCCCGCGAACGCTCACGTCAAAGAAGGTGGTCTCGTCCTCCTTGGTCGTTGCAAGCTGCAAGACGGCATCGGTTCCCGACACCACCTCGCGCACAGTAGTCGGGTCCGACACGGTTCCGGGAATGCACTCGATACCTTCGCCCTCCAGCGGGGTCTTGTGGATCAGCGCGCGGATGCGGATGCCCCGCTCCTGAAGCACGGGGATGAAGCGTCGGCCGATCTTGCCTGATCCGCCGAAGAGAGCAACGCTCTGGATGTTCAAGGGAAGGACCTCCGGTATGACTCACGTCTGACCCGCGCTGAAGCACGGGTCTGGGGGCCTTGGGCCGACGGTCTGAACCCGCTGTCTGACCCGCGCTGAAGCACGGGTCTGGGGGCCTTCGGCCGACGGTCTGAACCCGCTGTCTGACCCGCGCTGAAGCACGGGTCTGGGGGCCTTGGGCCGACGGTCCTCCGGACTGTCCGACAAGAAAGCACAGCCCGTTTTACGAGCACTGCCTCGCGGTGCGGCGCCACGCGCTATTTCGGTTTCGGCCAGGGGAGACTGATGATCTGGCGCTCTGCGTTGATCTCGCGGGCAACGATCACCCGGGCTGACGTCTTCAGTTCCTCGCCCCACGGCAGTTGCAGCGTGACCTCTGCGTCTTCCCGGTTGAAAGCAACCAGTGTCCCGCC
This genomic interval carries:
- a CDS encoding NAD(P)-dependent oxidoreductase; this translates as MNIQSVALFGGSGKIGRRFIPVLQERGIRIRALIHKTPLEGEGIECIPGTVSDPTTVREVVSGTDAVLQLATTKEDETTFFDVSVRGTLNILEACRFEGTQQFVLLGGDAAFGIWFYPQPIPIDESHPLMAYPGYYAFTKVMEEVMTTQYAYQYSVPFTILRSSWVFEKADLLNHFSLLKNVDPAEPGHGFGQQPEAVMDLVRAGKEHIPVLVNKDGVPYRRHIVHIEDLAQAFDRALGNPSALGQSFNIAAPAAFDYRVAADYLASRLGLPTIELTCSGYHSFEINISRARSILGYQPRFDFFAMADSAIDHARGDA
- a CDS encoding sucrase; this translates as MDFAKLVRPVPRRSVFEMDGWFVWCGTMVRTPDGICHLLFARWPRELGHFAWVTHSEIAHATSNDPLGPYTFQSVVLPGAGGEAWDRDVTHNPAVLEADGRYYLYYMGNRGNGEYWDHRNNQRIGVAVADHPAGPWERFSKPVLDVTPGSWDCLMTSNPSVCRGPDGQFLMLHKGVGAGPPPKGGAVLCGAAFADHPLGPFAKHPEPVISNPENDWAVEDPCVWWQDGLYRCLIKDFQGYFTGGYKNALALFESEDGIHWGPARQPIAMRLELEWEDGEVQRVHRLERPQLHLEGGRPRVLFCACDADLSGKALTSFNVHIPLGDG